One Lucilia cuprina isolate Lc7/37 chromosome 4, ASM2204524v1, whole genome shotgun sequence DNA segment encodes these proteins:
- the LOC111683480 gene encoding uncharacterized protein LOC111683480 isoform X2, whose product MSEIDKNIYEVQLNVNIISSSQKNNLYQYLKRNPSSIENKKSTTDKKELTSNQSSSIKSVNTDASCSLGPGDHIQQHSKAPTLPIHSPHSPLLCDESANYHLKKTKLSARYINNTSFNATNDNSMLGTETSSKLICYCEKGGEESLECSNKKMSVDFGVAKRLVPTRNAATSPHLDIRKLGSMTTVTPSPSLTNDLCCKLTDCRKNQSKIHNATKIVDERNNKKVLHKLNSIGESKDIKLLRTTRSLSPRPPIRHQHAILVSETRNDDMQYSRLSSINARTNKQQISKVCRSEQSSPNVIDGTEIQFSYNESANRSTGCLEKRFNPASIVLKSNDDPWVKRADIESLPKSSRYELFRQSKSFSVSKFDVDPYLWNSTKSPCHLNDGKNGTSVINVKTKLRSAPSSPHFLTAPLNMFTSSTYPTNPSFNEKTPTRSSSFSPARIKDNNNPFTDYTLHRSNSPPPSISVAAEIIDEQNKSKSKLNIRSTNYEFLNVCNPLLLNARHSFSSVSEKQQGEELQLNIRRLSDQMHRAHTTLTNSIKTFSSDCYVRENRKDENKALCFANDTKEPNIGEGAAMNRADFSDYLEQFRCSEAKKAAVNKERSCLWREKNKLTKSQINQPIAINKTQQSSDCLLETTC is encoded by the exons atgagtGAAATTGACAAAAACATTTATGAAGTCCAATTGAATGTAAACATTATATCatcttcacaaaaaaataatttataccaGTATTTAAAGAGAAACCCATCTtccattgaaaataaaaaatcaacaacagatAAGAAAGAACTAACTTCAAATCAATCATCTTCAATTAAGTCTGTAAACACCGATGCAAGTTGTTCTTTAGGACCTGGCGATCATATTCAACAGCATTCCAAAGCGCCAACGTTACCCATACATTCTCCACACTCACCACTGCTATGTGACGAGTCGGCcaattatcatttaaaaaagacaaaattgtCTGCCAGGTATATTAATAATACAAGTTTTAATGCAACAAACGATAATTCCATGCTTGGTACTGAAACATCATCCAAACTAATATGTTATTGTGAAAAAGGAGGAGAGGAATCTTTAGAGTGttcgaataaaaaaatgtcaGTAGATTTTGGTGTAGCAAAACGTTTAGTTCCTACACGCAATGCAGCCACAAGTCCACATTTGGACATACGGAAACTGGGTAGTATGACTACGGTTACACCCTCCCCCTCTTTAACAAACGACCtgtgttgtaagttgacagATTGTagaaaaaatcaatcaaaaatCCATAACGCTACAAAAATAGTTGACGagcgaaataacaaaaaagtattaCATAAACTCAACTCTATTGGTGAATCGAAAGATATAAAACTTCTTCGAACCACACGTTCACTGTCACCAAGACCACCTATACGGCATCAACATGCCATACTAGTATCAGAAACTAGAAACGATGATATGCAATATTCTCGATTATCTTCAATTAACGCTCGTACCAATAAACAACAAATCAGCAAAGTTTGTCGATCTGAACAGTCTTCTCCCAATGTAATAGATGGTACagaaatacaattttcataCAATGAATCAGCAAATCGTAGTACAGGTTGCTTGG AGAAACGATTTAATCCCGCTAGCATAGTCCTTAAAAGCAATGATGATCCTTGGGTTAAAAGGGCAGATATAGAATCCCTCCCTAAATCTTCTAGATATGAGTTGTTTCGTCAAAGCAAGTCATTTTCGGTCTCTAAATTTGATGTAGATCCATATTTATGGAATAGTACTAAATCTCCTTGTCACTTAAATGATGGAAAAAATGGAACTTCTGTAATTAACGTCAAAACAAAGTTGCGATCAGCTCCGTCTTCTCCTCACTTCTTAACAGCGCCATTAAATATGTTCACATCGTCTACATATCCAACTAACCCAAGTTTTAACGAAAAAACTCCCACACGATCGTCTAGTTTTTCACCTGCAAGAATTAAGGACAACAATAATCCTTTCACGGATTATACTTTACACCGATCTAACTCACCTCCGCCCTCAATATCAGTTGCTGCCGAAATTATTGATGagcaaaacaaaagtaaatcaaaattaaatattcggTCTACGAATTACGAATTTTTGAACGTGTGTAATCCACTACTTTTAAATGCTAGACACAGTTTCTCCTCCGTTTCTGAGAAACAACAGGGAGAAGAATTGCAACTTAATATACGACGTCTATCTGATCAAATGCATCGTGCTCACACAACTCTTACCAATtccattaaaacattttcaagtgATTGCTATGTTAGAGAAAATCGAAAAGATGAAAATAAAGCATTATGTTTTGCAAATGACACAAAGGAGCCAAACATTGGAGAAGGAGCTGCAATGAACAGGGCTGACTTCTCGGACTATTTGGAGCAATTTAGATGCAGTGAAGCCAAAAAAGCAGCTGTTAATAAGGAAAGATCATGTTTGTGGagggaaaaaaataaacttacaaaatCACAAATTAATCAACCGATCGCCATTAATAAAACTCAACAATCATCAGATTGTCTTTTGGAGACTACATGTTGA
- the LOC111683480 gene encoding uncharacterized protein LOC111683480 isoform X1, which produces MSEIDKNIYEVQLNVNIISSSQKNNLYQYLKRNPSSIENKKSTTDKKELTSNQSSSIKSVNTDASCSLGPGDHIQQHSKAPTLPIHSPHSPLLCDESANYHLKKTKLSARYINNTSFNATNDNSMLGTETSSKLICYCEKGGEESLECSNKKMSVDFGVAKRLVPTRNAATSPHLDIRKLGSMTTVTPSPSLTNDLCCKLTDCRKNQSKIHNATKIVDERNNKKVLHKLNSIGESKDIKLLRTTRSLSPRPPIRHQHAILVSETRNDDMQYSRLSSINARTNKQQISKVCRSEQSSPNVIDGTEIQFSYNESANRSTGCLGNVYSDPWLKITSADNMSSSNLSANTEKRFNPASIVLKSNDDPWVKRADIESLPKSSRYELFRQSKSFSVSKFDVDPYLWNSTKSPCHLNDGKNGTSVINVKTKLRSAPSSPHFLTAPLNMFTSSTYPTNPSFNEKTPTRSSSFSPARIKDNNNPFTDYTLHRSNSPPPSISVAAEIIDEQNKSKSKLNIRSTNYEFLNVCNPLLLNARHSFSSVSEKQQGEELQLNIRRLSDQMHRAHTTLTNSIKTFSSDCYVRENRKDENKALCFANDTKEPNIGEGAAMNRADFSDYLEQFRCSEAKKAAVNKERSCLWREKNKLTKSQINQPIAINKTQQSSDCLLETTC; this is translated from the coding sequence atgagtGAAATTGACAAAAACATTTATGAAGTCCAATTGAATGTAAACATTATATCatcttcacaaaaaaataatttataccaGTATTTAAAGAGAAACCCATCTtccattgaaaataaaaaatcaacaacagatAAGAAAGAACTAACTTCAAATCAATCATCTTCAATTAAGTCTGTAAACACCGATGCAAGTTGTTCTTTAGGACCTGGCGATCATATTCAACAGCATTCCAAAGCGCCAACGTTACCCATACATTCTCCACACTCACCACTGCTATGTGACGAGTCGGCcaattatcatttaaaaaagacaaaattgtCTGCCAGGTATATTAATAATACAAGTTTTAATGCAACAAACGATAATTCCATGCTTGGTACTGAAACATCATCCAAACTAATATGTTATTGTGAAAAAGGAGGAGAGGAATCTTTAGAGTGttcgaataaaaaaatgtcaGTAGATTTTGGTGTAGCAAAACGTTTAGTTCCTACACGCAATGCAGCCACAAGTCCACATTTGGACATACGGAAACTGGGTAGTATGACTACGGTTACACCCTCCCCCTCTTTAACAAACGACCtgtgttgtaagttgacagATTGTagaaaaaatcaatcaaaaatCCATAACGCTACAAAAATAGTTGACGagcgaaataacaaaaaagtattaCATAAACTCAACTCTATTGGTGAATCGAAAGATATAAAACTTCTTCGAACCACACGTTCACTGTCACCAAGACCACCTATACGGCATCAACATGCCATACTAGTATCAGAAACTAGAAACGATGATATGCAATATTCTCGATTATCTTCAATTAACGCTCGTACCAATAAACAACAAATCAGCAAAGTTTGTCGATCTGAACAGTCTTCTCCCAATGTAATAGATGGTACagaaatacaattttcataCAATGAATCAGCAAATCGTAGTACAGGTTGCTTGGGTAATGTATATTCTGACCCTTGGTTAAAAATAACTAGTGCCGATAATATGTCATCTTCTAATTTGTCTGCAAATACAGAGAAACGATTTAATCCCGCTAGCATAGTCCTTAAAAGCAATGATGATCCTTGGGTTAAAAGGGCAGATATAGAATCCCTCCCTAAATCTTCTAGATATGAGTTGTTTCGTCAAAGCAAGTCATTTTCGGTCTCTAAATTTGATGTAGATCCATATTTATGGAATAGTACTAAATCTCCTTGTCACTTAAATGATGGAAAAAATGGAACTTCTGTAATTAACGTCAAAACAAAGTTGCGATCAGCTCCGTCTTCTCCTCACTTCTTAACAGCGCCATTAAATATGTTCACATCGTCTACATATCCAACTAACCCAAGTTTTAACGAAAAAACTCCCACACGATCGTCTAGTTTTTCACCTGCAAGAATTAAGGACAACAATAATCCTTTCACGGATTATACTTTACACCGATCTAACTCACCTCCGCCCTCAATATCAGTTGCTGCCGAAATTATTGATGagcaaaacaaaagtaaatcaaaattaaatattcggTCTACGAATTACGAATTTTTGAACGTGTGTAATCCACTACTTTTAAATGCTAGACACAGTTTCTCCTCCGTTTCTGAGAAACAACAGGGAGAAGAATTGCAACTTAATATACGACGTCTATCTGATCAAATGCATCGTGCTCACACAACTCTTACCAATtccattaaaacattttcaagtgATTGCTATGTTAGAGAAAATCGAAAAGATGAAAATAAAGCATTATGTTTTGCAAATGACACAAAGGAGCCAAACATTGGAGAAGGAGCTGCAATGAACAGGGCTGACTTCTCGGACTATTTGGAGCAATTTAGATGCAGTGAAGCCAAAAAAGCAGCTGTTAATAAGGAAAGATCATGTTTGTGGagggaaaaaaataaacttacaaaatCACAAATTAATCAACCGATCGCCATTAATAAAACTCAACAATCATCAGATTGTCTTTTGGAGACTACATGTTGA